The following are encoded together in the Zingiber officinale cultivar Zhangliang chromosome 8A, Zo_v1.1, whole genome shotgun sequence genome:
- the LOC122010099 gene encoding uncharacterized protein LOC122010099 produces the protein MKDCGGGGNHKAPTDAVKSPSSLLCGVFGAGGHHHRRNCKTSLPQSSRYPRDCKPYFLFHRLFVFLLFLLLLYFFYTYSLLSSSPLPSCDDDAVVRLSNFSTDVADRTFARSSPSPPASGPQSTATDLQHIVFGIAASAKLWEKRKAYIKVWWRPRRMRGFVWLDKAVKEMKAKDPTLPDLKISGDTSRFPYTHRKGDRSAIRISRIVSETFRLGLPNVRWFVMGDDDTVFLPDNLARVLSRFDHRQPYYIGSLSESHLQNIFFSYSMAYGGGGFAISAPLAASLARVQDRCLRRYPALYGSDDRIQACMAELGVPLTRHPGFHQYDVYGDLLGLLAAHPVTPLLSLHHLDVVQPLFPGETRPAALRLLFNGPVRLDSAGVIQQSICYDTERLWTVSVSWGFVVTVVRGVMSPREMETPTRTFLNWYRRADYTAYAFNTRPVARNPCQKPYVYYLASARYDNSSRTTVTEYALRRETRPTCRWRLADPSALVDRVVVYKKPDPGLWDRAPRRNCCRVLSAAKDGKKRRRMAMEVGTCTEGEISEISKQRG, from the exons ATGAAGGACTGCGGCGGTGGCGGAAACCACAAGGCGCCCACCGACGCCGTCAAATCTCCCTCTTCCCTTCTCTGCGGCGTCTTCGGCGCCGGTGGCCATCACCATCGCCGCAATTGTAAGACCTCGCTCCCGCAATCCAGCCGGTACCCCAGAGACTGCAAGCCATACTTCCTCTTCCACCGCCTCTTTGttttcctcctctttcttctcCTTTTGTACTTCTTCTACACCTACAGCCTCCTCTCCTCCTCCCCCTTGCCTTCCTGCGACGACGATGCCGTCGTCCGCCTCTCCAACTTCAGCACCGACGTTGCCGACCGTACCTTCGCCAGATCCTCGCCTTCGCCGCCCGCGTCTGGGCCCCAATCCACTGCGACGGACCTGCAGCACATTGTGTTCGGCATCGCCGCCTCCGCCAAGCTGTGGGAGAAGCGCAAGGCCTACATCAAGGTCTGGTGGCGGCCGCGGCGGATGCGCGGCTTTGTCTGGCTCGACAAGGCGGTCAAGGAGATGAAAGCCAAGGATCCCACTCTCCCGGATCTCAAGATCTCCGGCGACACCTCTCGCTTCCCTTACACGCATCGGAAGGGCGACCGCTCCGCCATCCGCATCTCCCGCATCGTCTCCGAGACATTCCGCCTCGGTCTCCCCAATGTGCGCTGGTTCGTCATGGGGGATGATGATACAGTGTTCCTCCCCGACAATCTCGCCCGCGTCCTCTCTCGATTCGACCACCGGCAGCCCTATTACATCGGCTCCCTTTCCGAGTCCCATCTCCAGAACATTTTCTTCTCCTACAGCATGGCCTACGGAGGCGGCGGGTTCGCCATCAGCGCCCCTCTCGCTGCCTCTCTCGCCAGAGTCCAGGACCGCTGCCTCCGTCGGTACCCGGCTCTCTACGGCAGCGACGACCGGATCCAAGCTTGCATGGCGGAGCTCGGGGTCCCCCTCACCCGGCATCCTGGTTTCCACCAGTACGACGTCTACGGCGACCTCCTCGGCCTCCTCGCCGCTCACCCTGTCACCCCTCTCCTCTCCCTGCACCACCTCGACGTCGTACAACCTCTCTTCCCCGGGGAAACCCGGCCCGCCGCCCTCCGCCTCCTCTTCAACGGCCCCGTCCGCCTCGACTCCGCCGGGGTGATCCAGCAGTCCATTTGCTACGACACCGAGCGTCTCTGGACGGTGTCCGTCTCCTGGGGCTTCGTCGTCACGGTGGTCCGCGGGGTGATGTCGCCGCGTGAAATGGAGACGCCGACGCGGACTTTCCTCAACTGGTACCGCCGGGCGGACTACACAGCCTACGCGTTCAACACCCGGCCGGTGGCGCGCAACCCGTGCCAAAAGCCGTACGTCTACTACCTCGCCTCCGCCCGCTACGACAACTCCAGCCGCACCACCGTGACGGAGTACGCGCTCCGCCGGGAGACCCGCCCGACGTGCCGATGGCGGCTGGCCGACCCGTCGGCGCTCGTGGACCGCGTCGTCGTCTACAAGAAACCCGACCCCGGCCTATGGGACAGA GCACCGAGAAGGAACTGCTGCAGGGTATTGTCGGCAGCGAAGGATGGGAAGAAGCGGCGGCGGATGGCGATGGAGGTAGGGACGTGCACAGAAGGTGAGATCAGTGAGATAAGCAAGCAGCGAGGTTAG